From a region of the Theobroma cacao cultivar B97-61/B2 chromosome 8, Criollo_cocoa_genome_V2, whole genome shotgun sequence genome:
- the LOC18591151 gene encoding SUMO-conjugating enzyme SCE1 isoform X1 — MSGGIARSRLTEERKAWRKNHPHGFVAKPETALDGSVNMMLWHCIIPGKKGTDWDGGYFPLTLHFSEDYPSKPPNCKFPQGFLHPNVCPSGTVCLSILNEDNGWKPAITIKQILVGIQDLLDQPNASDPAQTEWYQLYVSMSIGKGFNSKPSNIHPVSSYVLDQQT; from the exons ATGTCGGGTGGCATCGCACGTAGCCGTCTTACAGAGGAACGAAAAGCCTGGCGCAAAAATCACCCCCAC ggTTTTGTGGCTAAGCCTGAGACTGCGCTAGATGGGTCCGTGAATATGATGCTTTGGCACTGTATTATTCCCGGCAAAAAAGGG ACTGATTGGGACGGTGGCTACTTTCCTCTTACTCTCCACTTCAGTGAGGACTACCCTAGCAAACCCCCTAACTGCAAGTTTCCACAAGGCTTCCTCCATCCTAATGTTTGTCCTTCTGGAACTGTATGTCTGTCTATCCTCAACGAGGACAAC GGGTGGAAACCAGCCattactataaagcaaatttTGGTGGGCATTCAAGATTTGCTTGATCAACCCAATGCAAGCGATCCTGCACAAACTGAGTGGTATCAGCTCTATGTCTCG ATGAGTATCGGAAAAGGGTTCAACAGCAAGCCAAGCAATATCCACCCTGTCTCTAGCTATGTGCTCGATCAGCAGACGTGA
- the LOC18591151 gene encoding SUMO-conjugating enzyme SCE1 isoform X2 — translation MSGGIARSRLTEERKAWRKNHPHGFVAKPETALDGSVNMMLWHCIIPGKKGTDWDGGYFPLTLHFSEDYPSKPPNCKFPQGFLHPNVCPSGTVCLSILNEDNGWKPAITIKQILVGIQDLLDQPNASDPAQTEWYQLYVSNLDEYRKRVQQQAKQYPPCL, via the exons ATGTCGGGTGGCATCGCACGTAGCCGTCTTACAGAGGAACGAAAAGCCTGGCGCAAAAATCACCCCCAC ggTTTTGTGGCTAAGCCTGAGACTGCGCTAGATGGGTCCGTGAATATGATGCTTTGGCACTGTATTATTCCCGGCAAAAAAGGG ACTGATTGGGACGGTGGCTACTTTCCTCTTACTCTCCACTTCAGTGAGGACTACCCTAGCAAACCCCCTAACTGCAAGTTTCCACAAGGCTTCCTCCATCCTAATGTTTGTCCTTCTGGAACTGTATGTCTGTCTATCCTCAACGAGGACAAC GGGTGGAAACCAGCCattactataaagcaaatttTGGTGGGCATTCAAGATTTGCTTGATCAACCCAATGCAAGCGATCCTGCACAAACTGAGTGGTATCAGCTCTATGTCTCG AACTTAGATGAGTATCGGAAAAGGGTTCAACAGCAAGCCAAGCAATATCCACCCTGTCTCTAG
- the LOC18591154 gene encoding scopoletin glucosyltransferase has protein sequence MGTEDGKIHAMFLPYMAPGHMMPMVDAARLLAAAAGTKVTIIVTAMNALRIKNAIDGDVQSGHQISLEILSFPGAQVGLPEGCENMISTPTPEMSMKLFHAIELLQPNIEKLFREDHPNCIISDSLFPWTLDAANDLGIPRIAFNGSGFFNLCVTDSIIRYQPQKNVKSETEAFVVPGLPDEVKLTSSQVPDIYRTRTTFSELFDKLKESERNSFGVLMNSFYELEPAYADHCKKVMGIKTWHIGPVSLYNRDTDDKGERGDKASVSKYACLSWLDCKKPKSVLYICFGSLTRFSKNQTTEIAYALEASGYSFMWVVGKVLKTDDGDCKKQQQELPEGFEDKMKENGQGLIITGWAPQVLILDHPAIGGFLTHCGWNSILEGVSAGVPFITWPIFAEQFFNEKLVTQVLNFGVAVGNEVWKAWATEESPSITNRDDILKAIDAVMGNTGEATEMRRRAKRLGELAKRAIEEGNSSYNDMKNLIEDIRMYKTGTSG, from the coding sequence ATGGGAACAGAAGATGGAAAAATACATGCAATGTTTCTTCCCTACATGGCACCAGGCCACATGATGCCAATGGTAGATGCGGCCAGGCTACTAGCTGCAGCTGCTGGCACCAAGGTCACCATAATTGTCACTGCCATGAATGCCCTTCGCATCAAAAACGCCATTGATGGAGATGTCCAATCTGGCCATCAGATTTCACttgaaattctctctttcccTGGCGCTCAAGTCGGCTTACCTGAAGGCTGCGAAAACATGATATCCACCCCAACACCAGAAATGTCCATGAAACTCTTCCATGCCATCGAATTGCTGCAACCAAACATTGAAAAGCTTTTCCGTGAAGACCACCCTAACTGCATAATCTCCGACAGTCTCTTCCCATGGACTTTGGATGCTGCCAATGATCTTGGCATACCAAGGATCGCCTTTAATGGTAGTGGATTCTTCAATCTTTGTGTCACTGACAGTATTATACGTTATCAACCTCAGAAGAACGTCAAATCCGAGACAGAAGCGTTCGTTGTTCCAGGACTTCCAGATGAAGTAAAACTCACAAGTTCACAAGTGCCAGATATTTATAGGACCAGAACTACCTTCTCTGAGTTATTTGACAAGCTAAAGGAATCCGAGAGGAATAGCTTTGGGGTGTTGATGAACAGTTTTTATGAGTTAGAGCCTGCTTACGCAGATCATTGCAAGAAAGTTATGGGAATCAAGACTTGGCACATTGGCCCTGTATCTCTCTACAATAGAGATACCGATGATAAAGGTGAAAGAGGGGACAAGGCTTCTGTTTCCAAATACGCTTGCCTTAGTTGGCTTGATTGCAAGAAACCCAAATCCGTTCTTTACATCTGCTTTGGAAGCCTAACCAGATTCAGCAAAAATCAAACAACAGAGATTGCTTACGCACTTGAGGCTTCGGGCTACTCATTCATGTGGGTTGTTGGGAAAGTCTTAAAAACAGACGACGGTGATTGCAAAAAGCAACAGCAAGAATTACCAGAAGGATTTGAAgacaaaatgaaagaaaacgGACAAGGATTAATCATAACGGGATGGGCACCCCAAGTGCTGATACTTGATCATCCAGCTATTGGAGGTTTTTTGACGCATTGTGGTTGGAACTCTATACTCGAAGGAGTTAGTGCAGGTGTACCATTCATCACATGGCCGATCTTTGCAGAGCAATTCTTCAATGAAAAGCTTGTGACGCAGGTGCTCAATTTTGGAGTAGCGGTGGGCAATGAGGTTTGGAAAGCTTGGGCAACAGAGGAATCACCGTCCATAACGAACAGAGATGATATTCTAAAGGCGATTGATGCGGTTATGGGCAATACGGGTGAGGCAACAGAGATGCGCAGAAGAGCAAAACGACTTGGAGAATTGGCAAAGAGAGCCATTGAAGAAGGCAATTCATCATACAATGAcatgaaaaatttgattgagGATATCAGAATGTACAAAACAGGAACTAGTGGCTGA